A genome region from Tursiops truncatus isolate mTurTru1 chromosome 15, mTurTru1.mat.Y, whole genome shotgun sequence includes the following:
- the ZFP64 gene encoding zinc finger protein 64 isoform X5 produces MMHGCQPYVYKGGTTVLVELTPDIHICGICKQQFNNLDAFVAHKQSGCQLTGTSGAAPSTVQFVSEETVPATQTQTTTRTITSETQTITVSAPEFVFEHGYQTYLPTESNENQTATVISLPAKSRAKKPTAPTAQKRLNCCYPGCQFKTAYGMKDMERHLKIHTGDKPHKCEVCSKCFSRKDKLKTHMRCHTGVKPYKCKTCDYAAADSSSLNKHLRIHSDERPFKCQICPYASRNSSQLTVHLRSHTGDAPFQCWLCSAKFKISSDLKRHMRVHSGEKPFKCEFCNVRCTMKGNLKSHIRIKHSGNNFKCPHCDFLGDSKATLRKHSRVHQSEHPEKCSECSYSCSSKAALRIHERIHCTDRPFKCSYCSFDTKQPSNLSKHVKKFHGDVVKTEASERKDTGRQSSRQVAKLDAKKTFHCDRCDASFMREDSLRSHKRQHSEYNENKSSDVTVLQFQIDPSKQPAAPLTVGHLQVPLQPSQVPPFSEGRVKIIVGHQVPQANTIVQAAAAAVNIVQPALVAQNPEELPGNSRLQILRQVNLIAPPHSSGCPSEAAAMPQPAVLLTTHDQTDGGTLHQTLIPTAPGGPQEGSGNQTFITSSGITCTDFEGLNALIQEGTAEVTVVSDGGQNIAVATTAPPIFSTTSQQELPKQTYSIIQGGAHPALLCPADSIPD; encoded by the exons ATGATGCATGGATGCCAACCATATGTGTACAAAG GTGGCACAACAGTGCTGGTTGAGCTGACTCCCGACATCCACATCTGCGGCATCTGCAAGCAGCAGTTTAACAACCTGGACGCCTTTGTAGCTCACAAGCAGAGTGGCTGCCAGCTGACCGGCACATCTGGGGCGGCGCCCAGCACGGTACAGTTTGTATCAGAGGAAACGGTGCCTGCCACCCAGACTCAGACCACCACACGAACCATCACCTCTGAGACCCAGACGATCACAG tttcagctccagaatttgtttttgAACATGGCTATCAAACATATCTGCCCACAGAAAGCAACGAAAACCAGACAGCCACTGTCATCTCTCTCCCTGCCAAGTCACGAGCCAAAAAGCCCACAGCCCCAACTGCTCAGAAGAGGCTTAACTGTTGCTATCCAG GTTGCCAGTTCAAGACTGCCTATGGCATGAAGGACATGGAGCGTCATTTAAAAATCCACACGG GAGACAAACCCCACAAGTGTGAAGTCTGCAGCAAGTGCTTCAGCCGGAAGGATAAGCTGAAGACCCACATGCGGTGCCACACGGGCGTGAAGCCCTATAAGTGCAAGACGTGTGACTACGCTGCTGCGGACAGCAGCAGCCTCAACAAGCACCTGCGGATACATTCCGACGAGCGGCCCTTCAAATGCCAGATCTGCCCCTACGCCAGCCGCAACTCCAGCCAGCTCACCGTACACCTCCGGTCCCACACAG GGGACGCCCCCTTCCAGTGCTGGCTCTGTAGCGCCAAGTTCAAAATCAGCTCGGACTTGAAAAGGCACATGCGCGTGCACTCGGGGGAGAAGCCTTTCAAGTGCGAGTTCTGCAATGTCCGCTGCACCATGAAGGGGAACCTCAAGTCGCACATCCGCATCAAGCACAGCGGGAACAACTTCAAGTGTCCGCATTGCGACTTCCTGGGGGACAGCAAGGCCACACTCCGCAAGCACAGCCGGGTGCACCAGTCCGAGCACCCCGAGAAATGTTCCGAGTGCAGCTACTCCTGTTCCAGCAAGGCCGCCCTGCGCATCCACGAGCGCATCCACTGCACCGACCGCCCCTTCAAGTGCAGCTACTGCAGCTTCGACACCAAGCAGCCCAGCAACCTGAGCAAGCACGTGAAGAAGTTCCACGGCGACGTTGTCAAGACCGAGGCCTCGGAGAGGAAAGACACGGGCCGGCAGAGCAGCCGCCAGGTGGCCAAGCTGGACGCCAAGAAGACTTTCCACTGTGATCGGTGCGATGCCTCCTTCATGCGCGAGGACTCGCTCCGCAGCCACAAGCGGCAGCACAGTGAGTACAATGAGAATAAGAGCTCGGATGTGACCGTCCTGCAGTTTCAGATCGACCCCAGCAAGCAGCCCGCCGCGCCCCTCACTGTGGGGCACCTCCAGGTGCCCCTCCAGCCCAGCCAAGTGCCCCCGTTCAGCGAGGGCAGAGTCAAAATCATCGTTGGCCATCAGGTGCCCCAGGCAAACACCATCGTCCAGGCTGCGGCGGCCGCAGTGAACATCGTACAGCCCGCCTTGGTGGCGCAGAACCCAGAGGAACTGCCCGGAAACAGCCGGCTGCAGATCTTACGCCAGGTCAATCTGATCGCCCCTCCTCATTCCTCGGGGTGTCCGAGCGAGGCGGCGGCGATGCCCCAGCCGGCTGTCCTGCTGACCACTCACGACCAGACGGACGGAGGCACTTTGCACCAGACCCTCATCCCCACGGCCCCGGGCGGCCCCCAGGAAGGCTCTGGCAACCAGACTTTCATCACCAGTTCGGGCATTACTTGCACTGACTTCGAAGGCCTGAACGCTCTGATTCAGGAGGGGACCGCTGAAGTGACTGTGGTCAGCGACGGAGGCCAGAACATCGCCGTGGCCACCACGGCTCCGCCCATATTCTCCACCACCTCTCAGCAAGAACTACCCAAGCAGACTTACTCCATCATCCAAGGAGGCGCCCACCCAGCTTTGCTCTGTCCGGCGGATTCCATACCAGACTAG
- the ZFP64 gene encoding zinc finger protein 64 isoform X4: MMHGCQPYVYKVPGGTTVLVELTPDIHICGICKQQFNNLDAFVAHKQSGCQLTGTSGAAPSTVQFVSEETVPATQTQTTTRTITSETQTITVSAPEFVFEHGYQTYLPTESNENQTATVISLPAKSRAKKPTAPTAQKRLNCCYPGCQFKTAYGMKDMERHLKIHTGDKPHKCEVCSKCFSRKDKLKTHMRCHTGVKPYKCKTCDYAAADSSSLNKHLRIHSDERPFKCQICPYASRNSSQLTVHLRSHTGDAPFQCWLCSAKFKISSDLKRHMRVHSGEKPFKCEFCNVRCTMKGNLKSHIRIKHSGNNFKCPHCDFLGDSKATLRKHSRVHQSEHPEKCSECSYSCSSKAALRIHERIHCTDRPFKCSYCSFDTKQPSNLSKHVKKFHGDVVKTEASERKDTGRQSSRQVAKLDAKKTFHCDRCDASFMREDSLRSHKRQHSEYNENKSSDVTVLQFQIDPSKQPAAPLTVGHLQVPLQPSQVPPFSEGRVKIIVGHQVPQANTIVQAAAAAVNIVQPALVAQNPEELPGNSRLQILRQVNLIAPPHSSGCPSEAAAMPQPAVLLTTHDQTDGGTLHQTLIPTAPGGPQEGSGNQTFITSSGITCTDFEGLNALIQEGTAEVTVVSDGGQNIAVATTAPPIFSTTSQQELPKQTYSIIQGGAHPALLCPADSIPD, from the exons ATGATGCATGGATGCCAACCATATGTGTACAAAG TTCCAGGTGGCACAACAGTGCTGGTTGAGCTGACTCCCGACATCCACATCTGCGGCATCTGCAAGCAGCAGTTTAACAACCTGGACGCCTTTGTAGCTCACAAGCAGAGTGGCTGCCAGCTGACCGGCACATCTGGGGCGGCGCCCAGCACGGTACAGTTTGTATCAGAGGAAACGGTGCCTGCCACCCAGACTCAGACCACCACACGAACCATCACCTCTGAGACCCAGACGATCACAG tttcagctccagaatttgtttttgAACATGGCTATCAAACATATCTGCCCACAGAAAGCAACGAAAACCAGACAGCCACTGTCATCTCTCTCCCTGCCAAGTCACGAGCCAAAAAGCCCACAGCCCCAACTGCTCAGAAGAGGCTTAACTGTTGCTATCCAG GTTGCCAGTTCAAGACTGCCTATGGCATGAAGGACATGGAGCGTCATTTAAAAATCCACACGG GAGACAAACCCCACAAGTGTGAAGTCTGCAGCAAGTGCTTCAGCCGGAAGGATAAGCTGAAGACCCACATGCGGTGCCACACGGGCGTGAAGCCCTATAAGTGCAAGACGTGTGACTACGCTGCTGCGGACAGCAGCAGCCTCAACAAGCACCTGCGGATACATTCCGACGAGCGGCCCTTCAAATGCCAGATCTGCCCCTACGCCAGCCGCAACTCCAGCCAGCTCACCGTACACCTCCGGTCCCACACAG GGGACGCCCCCTTCCAGTGCTGGCTCTGTAGCGCCAAGTTCAAAATCAGCTCGGACTTGAAAAGGCACATGCGCGTGCACTCGGGGGAGAAGCCTTTCAAGTGCGAGTTCTGCAATGTCCGCTGCACCATGAAGGGGAACCTCAAGTCGCACATCCGCATCAAGCACAGCGGGAACAACTTCAAGTGTCCGCATTGCGACTTCCTGGGGGACAGCAAGGCCACACTCCGCAAGCACAGCCGGGTGCACCAGTCCGAGCACCCCGAGAAATGTTCCGAGTGCAGCTACTCCTGTTCCAGCAAGGCCGCCCTGCGCATCCACGAGCGCATCCACTGCACCGACCGCCCCTTCAAGTGCAGCTACTGCAGCTTCGACACCAAGCAGCCCAGCAACCTGAGCAAGCACGTGAAGAAGTTCCACGGCGACGTTGTCAAGACCGAGGCCTCGGAGAGGAAAGACACGGGCCGGCAGAGCAGCCGCCAGGTGGCCAAGCTGGACGCCAAGAAGACTTTCCACTGTGATCGGTGCGATGCCTCCTTCATGCGCGAGGACTCGCTCCGCAGCCACAAGCGGCAGCACAGTGAGTACAATGAGAATAAGAGCTCGGATGTGACCGTCCTGCAGTTTCAGATCGACCCCAGCAAGCAGCCCGCCGCGCCCCTCACTGTGGGGCACCTCCAGGTGCCCCTCCAGCCCAGCCAAGTGCCCCCGTTCAGCGAGGGCAGAGTCAAAATCATCGTTGGCCATCAGGTGCCCCAGGCAAACACCATCGTCCAGGCTGCGGCGGCCGCAGTGAACATCGTACAGCCCGCCTTGGTGGCGCAGAACCCAGAGGAACTGCCCGGAAACAGCCGGCTGCAGATCTTACGCCAGGTCAATCTGATCGCCCCTCCTCATTCCTCGGGGTGTCCGAGCGAGGCGGCGGCGATGCCCCAGCCGGCTGTCCTGCTGACCACTCACGACCAGACGGACGGAGGCACTTTGCACCAGACCCTCATCCCCACGGCCCCGGGCGGCCCCCAGGAAGGCTCTGGCAACCAGACTTTCATCACCAGTTCGGGCATTACTTGCACTGACTTCGAAGGCCTGAACGCTCTGATTCAGGAGGGGACCGCTGAAGTGACTGTGGTCAGCGACGGAGGCCAGAACATCGCCGTGGCCACCACGGCTCCGCCCATATTCTCCACCACCTCTCAGCAAGAACTACCCAAGCAGACTTACTCCATCATCCAAGGAGGCGCCCACCCAGCTTTGCTCTGTCCGGCGGATTCCATACCAGACTAG
- the ZFP64 gene encoding zinc finger protein 64 isoform X3: protein MNASSEGESFPGSVQSGTTVLVELTPDIHICGICKQQFNNLDAFVAHKQSGCQLTGTSGAAPSTVQFVSEETVPATQTQTTTRTITSETQTITVSAPEFVFEHGYQTYLPTESNENQTATVISLPAKSRAKKPTAPTAQKRLNCCYPGCQFKTAYGMKDMERHLKIHTGDKPHKCEVCSKCFSRKDKLKTHMRCHTGVKPYKCKTCDYAAADSSSLNKHLRIHSDERPFKCQICPYASRNSSQLTVHLRSHTGDAPFQCWLCSAKFKISSDLKRHMRVHSGEKPFKCEFCNVRCTMKGNLKSHIRIKHSGNNFKCPHCDFLGDSKATLRKHSRVHQSEHPEKCSECSYSCSSKAALRIHERIHCTDRPFKCSYCSFDTKQPSNLSKHVKKFHGDVVKTEASERKDTGRQSSRQVAKLDAKKTFHCDRCDASFMREDSLRSHKRQHSEYNENKSSDVTVLQFQIDPSKQPAAPLTVGHLQVPLQPSQVPPFSEGRVKIIVGHQVPQANTIVQAAAAAVNIVQPALVAQNPEELPGNSRLQILRQVNLIAPPHSSGCPSEAAAMPQPAVLLTTHDQTDGGTLHQTLIPTAPGGPQEGSGNQTFITSSGITCTDFEGLNALIQEGTAEVTVVSDGGQNIAVATTAPPIFSTTSQQELPKQTYSIIQGGAHPALLCPADSIPD from the exons ATGAACGCGAGCAGCGAGGGCGAGAGCTTCCCGGGCTCGGTGCAAA GTGGCACAACAGTGCTGGTTGAGCTGACTCCCGACATCCACATCTGCGGCATCTGCAAGCAGCAGTTTAACAACCTGGACGCCTTTGTAGCTCACAAGCAGAGTGGCTGCCAGCTGACCGGCACATCTGGGGCGGCGCCCAGCACGGTACAGTTTGTATCAGAGGAAACGGTGCCTGCCACCCAGACTCAGACCACCACACGAACCATCACCTCTGAGACCCAGACGATCACAG tttcagctccagaatttgtttttgAACATGGCTATCAAACATATCTGCCCACAGAAAGCAACGAAAACCAGACAGCCACTGTCATCTCTCTCCCTGCCAAGTCACGAGCCAAAAAGCCCACAGCCCCAACTGCTCAGAAGAGGCTTAACTGTTGCTATCCAG GTTGCCAGTTCAAGACTGCCTATGGCATGAAGGACATGGAGCGTCATTTAAAAATCCACACGG GAGACAAACCCCACAAGTGTGAAGTCTGCAGCAAGTGCTTCAGCCGGAAGGATAAGCTGAAGACCCACATGCGGTGCCACACGGGCGTGAAGCCCTATAAGTGCAAGACGTGTGACTACGCTGCTGCGGACAGCAGCAGCCTCAACAAGCACCTGCGGATACATTCCGACGAGCGGCCCTTCAAATGCCAGATCTGCCCCTACGCCAGCCGCAACTCCAGCCAGCTCACCGTACACCTCCGGTCCCACACAG GGGACGCCCCCTTCCAGTGCTGGCTCTGTAGCGCCAAGTTCAAAATCAGCTCGGACTTGAAAAGGCACATGCGCGTGCACTCGGGGGAGAAGCCTTTCAAGTGCGAGTTCTGCAATGTCCGCTGCACCATGAAGGGGAACCTCAAGTCGCACATCCGCATCAAGCACAGCGGGAACAACTTCAAGTGTCCGCATTGCGACTTCCTGGGGGACAGCAAGGCCACACTCCGCAAGCACAGCCGGGTGCACCAGTCCGAGCACCCCGAGAAATGTTCCGAGTGCAGCTACTCCTGTTCCAGCAAGGCCGCCCTGCGCATCCACGAGCGCATCCACTGCACCGACCGCCCCTTCAAGTGCAGCTACTGCAGCTTCGACACCAAGCAGCCCAGCAACCTGAGCAAGCACGTGAAGAAGTTCCACGGCGACGTTGTCAAGACCGAGGCCTCGGAGAGGAAAGACACGGGCCGGCAGAGCAGCCGCCAGGTGGCCAAGCTGGACGCCAAGAAGACTTTCCACTGTGATCGGTGCGATGCCTCCTTCATGCGCGAGGACTCGCTCCGCAGCCACAAGCGGCAGCACAGTGAGTACAATGAGAATAAGAGCTCGGATGTGACCGTCCTGCAGTTTCAGATCGACCCCAGCAAGCAGCCCGCCGCGCCCCTCACTGTGGGGCACCTCCAGGTGCCCCTCCAGCCCAGCCAAGTGCCCCCGTTCAGCGAGGGCAGAGTCAAAATCATCGTTGGCCATCAGGTGCCCCAGGCAAACACCATCGTCCAGGCTGCGGCGGCCGCAGTGAACATCGTACAGCCCGCCTTGGTGGCGCAGAACCCAGAGGAACTGCCCGGAAACAGCCGGCTGCAGATCTTACGCCAGGTCAATCTGATCGCCCCTCCTCATTCCTCGGGGTGTCCGAGCGAGGCGGCGGCGATGCCCCAGCCGGCTGTCCTGCTGACCACTCACGACCAGACGGACGGAGGCACTTTGCACCAGACCCTCATCCCCACGGCCCCGGGCGGCCCCCAGGAAGGCTCTGGCAACCAGACTTTCATCACCAGTTCGGGCATTACTTGCACTGACTTCGAAGGCCTGAACGCTCTGATTCAGGAGGGGACCGCTGAAGTGACTGTGGTCAGCGACGGAGGCCAGAACATCGCCGTGGCCACCACGGCTCCGCCCATATTCTCCACCACCTCTCAGCAAGAACTACCCAAGCAGACTTACTCCATCATCCAAGGAGGCGCCCACCCAGCTTTGCTCTGTCCGGCGGATTCCATACCAGACTAG
- the ZFP64 gene encoding zinc finger protein 64 isoform X2: MNASSEGESFPGSVQIPGGTTVLVELTPDIHICGICKQQFNNLDAFVAHKQSGCQLTGTSGAAPSTVQFVSEETVPATQTQTTTRTITSETQTITVSAPEFVFEHGYQTYLPTESNENQTATVISLPAKSRAKKPTAPTAQKRLNCCYPGCQFKTAYGMKDMERHLKIHTGDKPHKCEVCSKCFSRKDKLKTHMRCHTGVKPYKCKTCDYAAADSSSLNKHLRIHSDERPFKCQICPYASRNSSQLTVHLRSHTGDAPFQCWLCSAKFKISSDLKRHMRVHSGEKPFKCEFCNVRCTMKGNLKSHIRIKHSGNNFKCPHCDFLGDSKATLRKHSRVHQSEHPEKCSECSYSCSSKAALRIHERIHCTDRPFKCSYCSFDTKQPSNLSKHVKKFHGDVVKTEASERKDTGRQSSRQVAKLDAKKTFHCDRCDASFMREDSLRSHKRQHSEYNENKSSDVTVLQFQIDPSKQPAAPLTVGHLQVPLQPSQVPPFSEGRVKIIVGHQVPQANTIVQAAAAAVNIVQPALVAQNPEELPGNSRLQILRQVNLIAPPHSSGCPSEAAAMPQPAVLLTTHDQTDGGTLHQTLIPTAPGGPQEGSGNQTFITSSGITCTDFEGLNALIQEGTAEVTVVSDGGQNIAVATTAPPIFSTTSQQELPKQTYSIIQGGAHPALLCPADSIPD; the protein is encoded by the exons ATGAACGCGAGCAGCGAGGGCGAGAGCTTCCCGGGCTCGGTGCAAA TTCCAGGTGGCACAACAGTGCTGGTTGAGCTGACTCCCGACATCCACATCTGCGGCATCTGCAAGCAGCAGTTTAACAACCTGGACGCCTTTGTAGCTCACAAGCAGAGTGGCTGCCAGCTGACCGGCACATCTGGGGCGGCGCCCAGCACGGTACAGTTTGTATCAGAGGAAACGGTGCCTGCCACCCAGACTCAGACCACCACACGAACCATCACCTCTGAGACCCAGACGATCACAG tttcagctccagaatttgtttttgAACATGGCTATCAAACATATCTGCCCACAGAAAGCAACGAAAACCAGACAGCCACTGTCATCTCTCTCCCTGCCAAGTCACGAGCCAAAAAGCCCACAGCCCCAACTGCTCAGAAGAGGCTTAACTGTTGCTATCCAG GTTGCCAGTTCAAGACTGCCTATGGCATGAAGGACATGGAGCGTCATTTAAAAATCCACACGG GAGACAAACCCCACAAGTGTGAAGTCTGCAGCAAGTGCTTCAGCCGGAAGGATAAGCTGAAGACCCACATGCGGTGCCACACGGGCGTGAAGCCCTATAAGTGCAAGACGTGTGACTACGCTGCTGCGGACAGCAGCAGCCTCAACAAGCACCTGCGGATACATTCCGACGAGCGGCCCTTCAAATGCCAGATCTGCCCCTACGCCAGCCGCAACTCCAGCCAGCTCACCGTACACCTCCGGTCCCACACAG GGGACGCCCCCTTCCAGTGCTGGCTCTGTAGCGCCAAGTTCAAAATCAGCTCGGACTTGAAAAGGCACATGCGCGTGCACTCGGGGGAGAAGCCTTTCAAGTGCGAGTTCTGCAATGTCCGCTGCACCATGAAGGGGAACCTCAAGTCGCACATCCGCATCAAGCACAGCGGGAACAACTTCAAGTGTCCGCATTGCGACTTCCTGGGGGACAGCAAGGCCACACTCCGCAAGCACAGCCGGGTGCACCAGTCCGAGCACCCCGAGAAATGTTCCGAGTGCAGCTACTCCTGTTCCAGCAAGGCCGCCCTGCGCATCCACGAGCGCATCCACTGCACCGACCGCCCCTTCAAGTGCAGCTACTGCAGCTTCGACACCAAGCAGCCCAGCAACCTGAGCAAGCACGTGAAGAAGTTCCACGGCGACGTTGTCAAGACCGAGGCCTCGGAGAGGAAAGACACGGGCCGGCAGAGCAGCCGCCAGGTGGCCAAGCTGGACGCCAAGAAGACTTTCCACTGTGATCGGTGCGATGCCTCCTTCATGCGCGAGGACTCGCTCCGCAGCCACAAGCGGCAGCACAGTGAGTACAATGAGAATAAGAGCTCGGATGTGACCGTCCTGCAGTTTCAGATCGACCCCAGCAAGCAGCCCGCCGCGCCCCTCACTGTGGGGCACCTCCAGGTGCCCCTCCAGCCCAGCCAAGTGCCCCCGTTCAGCGAGGGCAGAGTCAAAATCATCGTTGGCCATCAGGTGCCCCAGGCAAACACCATCGTCCAGGCTGCGGCGGCCGCAGTGAACATCGTACAGCCCGCCTTGGTGGCGCAGAACCCAGAGGAACTGCCCGGAAACAGCCGGCTGCAGATCTTACGCCAGGTCAATCTGATCGCCCCTCCTCATTCCTCGGGGTGTCCGAGCGAGGCGGCGGCGATGCCCCAGCCGGCTGTCCTGCTGACCACTCACGACCAGACGGACGGAGGCACTTTGCACCAGACCCTCATCCCCACGGCCCCGGGCGGCCCCCAGGAAGGCTCTGGCAACCAGACTTTCATCACCAGTTCGGGCATTACTTGCACTGACTTCGAAGGCCTGAACGCTCTGATTCAGGAGGGGACCGCTGAAGTGACTGTGGTCAGCGACGGAGGCCAGAACATCGCCGTGGCCACCACGGCTCCGCCCATATTCTCCACCACCTCTCAGCAAGAACTACCCAAGCAGACTTACTCCATCATCCAAGGAGGCGCCCACCCAGCTTTGCTCTGTCCGGCGGATTCCATACCAGACTAG
- the ZFP64 gene encoding zinc finger protein 64 isoform X1 → MGKLLSRRPQILEVWGSGTFTRSAGLLRSLFHIKGGTTVLVELTPDIHICGICKQQFNNLDAFVAHKQSGCQLTGTSGAAPSTVQFVSEETVPATQTQTTTRTITSETQTITVSAPEFVFEHGYQTYLPTESNENQTATVISLPAKSRAKKPTAPTAQKRLNCCYPGCQFKTAYGMKDMERHLKIHTGDKPHKCEVCSKCFSRKDKLKTHMRCHTGVKPYKCKTCDYAAADSSSLNKHLRIHSDERPFKCQICPYASRNSSQLTVHLRSHTGDAPFQCWLCSAKFKISSDLKRHMRVHSGEKPFKCEFCNVRCTMKGNLKSHIRIKHSGNNFKCPHCDFLGDSKATLRKHSRVHQSEHPEKCSECSYSCSSKAALRIHERIHCTDRPFKCSYCSFDTKQPSNLSKHVKKFHGDVVKTEASERKDTGRQSSRQVAKLDAKKTFHCDRCDASFMREDSLRSHKRQHSEYNENKSSDVTVLQFQIDPSKQPAAPLTVGHLQVPLQPSQVPPFSEGRVKIIVGHQVPQANTIVQAAAAAVNIVQPALVAQNPEELPGNSRLQILRQVNLIAPPHSSGCPSEAAAMPQPAVLLTTHDQTDGGTLHQTLIPTAPGGPQEGSGNQTFITSSGITCTDFEGLNALIQEGTAEVTVVSDGGQNIAVATTAPPIFSTTSQQELPKQTYSIIQGGAHPALLCPADSIPD, encoded by the exons ATGGGAAAACTTCTGTCTCGGCGGCCCCAAATTCTGGAAGTCTGGGGCTCGGGGACTTTCACAAGGTCTGCCGGCTTACTGCGAAGCCTTTTCCACATTAAAG GTGGCACAACAGTGCTGGTTGAGCTGACTCCCGACATCCACATCTGCGGCATCTGCAAGCAGCAGTTTAACAACCTGGACGCCTTTGTAGCTCACAAGCAGAGTGGCTGCCAGCTGACCGGCACATCTGGGGCGGCGCCCAGCACGGTACAGTTTGTATCAGAGGAAACGGTGCCTGCCACCCAGACTCAGACCACCACACGAACCATCACCTCTGAGACCCAGACGATCACAG tttcagctccagaatttgtttttgAACATGGCTATCAAACATATCTGCCCACAGAAAGCAACGAAAACCAGACAGCCACTGTCATCTCTCTCCCTGCCAAGTCACGAGCCAAAAAGCCCACAGCCCCAACTGCTCAGAAGAGGCTTAACTGTTGCTATCCAG GTTGCCAGTTCAAGACTGCCTATGGCATGAAGGACATGGAGCGTCATTTAAAAATCCACACGG GAGACAAACCCCACAAGTGTGAAGTCTGCAGCAAGTGCTTCAGCCGGAAGGATAAGCTGAAGACCCACATGCGGTGCCACACGGGCGTGAAGCCCTATAAGTGCAAGACGTGTGACTACGCTGCTGCGGACAGCAGCAGCCTCAACAAGCACCTGCGGATACATTCCGACGAGCGGCCCTTCAAATGCCAGATCTGCCCCTACGCCAGCCGCAACTCCAGCCAGCTCACCGTACACCTCCGGTCCCACACAG GGGACGCCCCCTTCCAGTGCTGGCTCTGTAGCGCCAAGTTCAAAATCAGCTCGGACTTGAAAAGGCACATGCGCGTGCACTCGGGGGAGAAGCCTTTCAAGTGCGAGTTCTGCAATGTCCGCTGCACCATGAAGGGGAACCTCAAGTCGCACATCCGCATCAAGCACAGCGGGAACAACTTCAAGTGTCCGCATTGCGACTTCCTGGGGGACAGCAAGGCCACACTCCGCAAGCACAGCCGGGTGCACCAGTCCGAGCACCCCGAGAAATGTTCCGAGTGCAGCTACTCCTGTTCCAGCAAGGCCGCCCTGCGCATCCACGAGCGCATCCACTGCACCGACCGCCCCTTCAAGTGCAGCTACTGCAGCTTCGACACCAAGCAGCCCAGCAACCTGAGCAAGCACGTGAAGAAGTTCCACGGCGACGTTGTCAAGACCGAGGCCTCGGAGAGGAAAGACACGGGCCGGCAGAGCAGCCGCCAGGTGGCCAAGCTGGACGCCAAGAAGACTTTCCACTGTGATCGGTGCGATGCCTCCTTCATGCGCGAGGACTCGCTCCGCAGCCACAAGCGGCAGCACAGTGAGTACAATGAGAATAAGAGCTCGGATGTGACCGTCCTGCAGTTTCAGATCGACCCCAGCAAGCAGCCCGCCGCGCCCCTCACTGTGGGGCACCTCCAGGTGCCCCTCCAGCCCAGCCAAGTGCCCCCGTTCAGCGAGGGCAGAGTCAAAATCATCGTTGGCCATCAGGTGCCCCAGGCAAACACCATCGTCCAGGCTGCGGCGGCCGCAGTGAACATCGTACAGCCCGCCTTGGTGGCGCAGAACCCAGAGGAACTGCCCGGAAACAGCCGGCTGCAGATCTTACGCCAGGTCAATCTGATCGCCCCTCCTCATTCCTCGGGGTGTCCGAGCGAGGCGGCGGCGATGCCCCAGCCGGCTGTCCTGCTGACCACTCACGACCAGACGGACGGAGGCACTTTGCACCAGACCCTCATCCCCACGGCCCCGGGCGGCCCCCAGGAAGGCTCTGGCAACCAGACTTTCATCACCAGTTCGGGCATTACTTGCACTGACTTCGAAGGCCTGAACGCTCTGATTCAGGAGGGGACCGCTGAAGTGACTGTGGTCAGCGACGGAGGCCAGAACATCGCCGTGGCCACCACGGCTCCGCCCATATTCTCCACCACCTCTCAGCAAGAACTACCCAAGCAGACTTACTCCATCATCCAAGGAGGCGCCCACCCAGCTTTGCTCTGTCCGGCGGATTCCATACCAGACTAG